The genomic DNA TTCTGTTTCTACAACTTTTGTTTTCCTAATGTAATCAATTAAACTAGTTTTACCATGATCAACATGACCCATAACTGTAATAATTGGTGGTCTTTTGGTTAAATCTTCTGGATTGTCATTAAATTTAACTTCATTTAAGAAATTACTTGCATCTATTGATTCTTCTTTTTTAAAATCAATATTTCTTTCCATACAAACTTCGGCAATTTCTTCTTCTTCTAATACATGATTAATAGTATAAAGTTTTCCTTTTGCAAAAAAGTACTTAATTATTTCTGTTGCATTTGTACTTATTTTTTGTGCAAATTCTCCAAGTGGCATTTTATTTGTAAAAACAAAAACACCATCTTTAATTTCAGTTTTGATGTTAGAAAGTTGGTTCTTAACTTCATCTGAATTTTTTATTCTATTTCTTTTAGACATTTCGCCTCCTTAATTTGATGATCAATAGCTTCATAAATTTCTCTAGCTACATTTATTCTAAAAGTTCTATTCAAACCTTTGTTTTTTTGTATTAACTTTCAGTTTGCTTCAGTAGGTAAAAAATAGGCCCCTCTTCCATTAAGAGATTTATTTATATCTAACTGAATTATATTTTTTTGTTTATTAAAGTCAATTCTTATTAATTCTGAAACTGAAAAAATTTTATTTGTTGCAATACATTTACGAAATATATTAGTTTCAGTCTTCGTCATCAAATTCACTTAAATCTAAATTGTCAGATAAACCAAAATTCATTAAATCTGAATCTGTATTAAAGTTTCCTGCAATTTCTTTAGCTTTTTTATAGTCATTTACGCCAATTTTTTCTTCTTTATTTTTTGGCTGTTCTTCATTAATAATTTCTTGTTCTTCATCTAATGATGAAATAGAATCGTAAGAATTATTTTCAATTTCATTTTCAGTTTCTTTTAATAAAGCTTCAAAATCTAAATCATCAAAAGTAGGATCTTCTGAAAGTAAAGATTTTTCAATTTCTTTGTAAGCTTGAACATCTTTTTCAAAATTATCAATGTTAATATTAATTTTATCCATGTATTGTGCGGAAGCATTTTTTGTATTTTTTCTAACTGTTTTTTCTTTAAACGTTTTAGCAGTTGTTTCCTTTTGCTCAAATGAATAAGTTGGCATTTCAAATTTAATATTACGTTTTTTAGCGTCTTCAACACTTATAATTTCAAAAGTTGCACCTGTTATTTTTGAGGCTAATTTTGCATTTGTACCGTTTCTACCAATAGCCTTTGTTGTTTCTGTCTTGTTTGCAATAACATAAAAACTTTTATCATAACCTTGAGAATCATTTTTTTCAACTACATCAACTATTTGTGCAGGTGTTAAAGAGTTTTTAATAAATTCTTTTAAATTTGTGTTATAAGCAATAATATCTACTTTTTCATATAAAGAAGTATTGTTATCTTCAAAAATACCATCATTTAACTTATTAATAATTCATGAAAGTCTTTCTGAATTCTCACCCATTACCGATCCAACTATGTCTATTGACTCAATAGCATTTTGACCTAATTCTAAAACTACTTTTGTTCTTTCTCCAGGTTGTCTTTCAATTTGTTTGATATTTATTAAACCTTCGCTTATTTCTGGAACATTGTTTTTTAAAATTGATTCAACAATTTTAGGAGAATCTAATGAAACAGTTATTTGGCTCAATTTTGTTTCATCAGTAACTTGTTCAATAACAACATCATGTATTGTTCCTGGATTCACTTTTCTTTTAGAATTAACAAAATTAGCAGGTAAATAAGCTGATATTTGATCCTCTAAAATTTGAACATTTCAAGATCCGTTAGAATTTTTAGAAGTAAATGAAACTTTTATTGTTTCACCAATTTTTGGCATATATTTGTCAAAAATTATAGTCTTTTGTAACTTTTTAATAGCTTGTTGAATTTGAGAAAAAATTATTTTTAAAGTTTTATTGGCTTCTGAATCAGTCTTAGCATTTAATACTAATAAATCTATTTCTACTTCTATTCAGTCTCCAGGTTCAACATCTTTTTTAATTAATTTTGCTTCTGATAATTTAATATTACTAATTAAATAAGAAGAATCATTTTCTTTTAAATCATTTTCAAATTCTTCATCTTCAACAACTAGAACACTTTTATTAAAAATATGTACTTCTTCTTTTTCTTTATCTCTTACAAAAACAATTTCAGCATCAGGATCTATTCTTTTTTGAATAATTCTTGTTACTTCTTCGCCTAATATATCAATAAGCTTATCAATTGGCAATTTATCATTTTGATTATAGCCATCTATCAATTTGTATCAAGCTTTGTAACTATTTTGTAATTTATTTTCTTCCTTTTTGATAGGCATAAAACTCCTTAGAATTTAATATGTTTATTTATTTTAATAATGTTATTTTTTTCTAACTCAATTTTTCTAAATTGACCTTTGTTATTCCAATGAATTACAATTGAGTCTTCATTTACAGAAAGTAATTTTCCAGTATAATGATTTAATTTATTAACACTTTTTTTCAAATCTAAATCAATTAATTCATCAATATGTTCACCTAATTCATTTATCTCATAATTTGTTTTAAATCCAGGTGAATGAATTGTTAAATAATCAAAATCTAATGTTAGATTGCTTTGATCTATATATTCGTTAATCTCTTTCGAAATTTTATCAACTTCATTCAAATCAGTATATGAAACAGTTATATCTAAAAATGACATGTTGTCTTCATTTATAATTTTTGCTTCTTTTATAATTTCATTAAATTTAGTTTGTAAAAAATCTTTTCAATTCATACTGCTCCTTATAAAAATATTAAAGAGTTGGATTGCTCCAACTCGTATTTAATAGTACGAATAAATAAATTATAACACAAATTATTTATAAATAATTTATTTTAAATTCATAATAAATTTCTCGTATTTATTTTTTAAAATATATATTTTTCAAACTGATAAAATCAAAATTAATTTTAGATAAACCAATTTATTTATCATTTAGATTTAATGTAAGATTATTATTTTTTAAAAAAATTAAAACAATAATGAACAAAAGCTTTAATAATGCAAATGCATAAAATTATTTCTTAGTTTCTTATTCATAAAATCCTATAATTAAGCTTTATAAGTTGTTATTTCTTGTTTTTTTACATCTATTTCTATTTTTCCTAAAAGCTGCAATATCATTTTTGGATAAGAGTGTCCTACATTTAAATTATAAACTACTGAAAGATTTGGAAACTTTTTAAAAAAGCTGCTGAATATTTCTTTATATTCATCAAAAAATGCTTCATTTTGAGGTTTTCCTATTAAAACTCCTTCAAGTTCATTAAAACAATTAGTTTTTTCTATAAATTCTAGCATTGTCTTTATTTTTATAGGTTCTAATTTCAACTCTGATGTTTCTAGTAATAATACTTTTCCTTTAAAATTACAATTTTGTGTAAATAAATTATATTTTTTATTTATATCTTTTTTATTTTCATCAATAAAAAGATCAGCAATACTTTCTAAACAACCACCAATCAATATTCCTTGAAACTTTTCTTTACCTTGCAAAGAAATATAACCATATTCTTCTTTATGAATTTTTCTTGAAGTATTTAATTCTTCTATTCCAAATTGTTTCCTTTCTTCATATCAAAATTCAGATGGTTTATATGTTATTTTATTTTCTGAAAATAAAAACTTAAAAGCAGTTTTAGAATAATTTAACATTTCAAAATCTAACTCGGCAAGATCAGTTAAAAATGCTTGTCCGTAAAATGTAGGAACGTTTAAATTATTAAACATTAAATGATTAATTGTTGTATCAGAGTATCCTAAAAAAATTTTATTCATTGATGATATTATTTTTTTATTATAATCATTATCCAATAAATAAGGAATCGTACGATAAGTATCATTTCCACCTATTGCACATAAAATAAGTCTTATTTCATTATTTTTAATAGCTCAAATTAAATCATTTGCTCTTTTGTCAGGATTTTCATTTATATATTTGAGACCTTTTAATGCATTTGGAGTAAATTTAACTTTTAAAGAAAAATCTTCTAATCTTTTTGTTCCTATTTTTACTTGATGTTCACAGAAGGACTCACCTAAAACACCTGAGGACAAACTTATTATTGAAACACTATCATTATTTTTTAATTTTCATATTTTTTTCATAAACATATTATACAAAATAAAAAACCATCCTTAATTAGGATGGCTAGAAAGCAGAAGCTTATTAAGCATTTGCTTTTTGTTCGTTTGCAAATTTATCTAAACGAGATGATTTTCTTGCACCTTTATTAGCATGGAAAACACCTTTTTGAACAGCTGTAGCAATAATTGAGTGAGCTTCAGCAACTAATTTATCTGCATTAGCATCTTTAGCAATTAAAGCTTCTCTTGCTGCTCTTATAGCTTTTTTAACACGTGTTTTCATAGCATTGTTTCTTAATCTAAATTCTTCTTGTTTAACAATGCTTTTCATCTTTGATTTAATGTTTGCCATAATAAGCCTCCTTTTTATATAAATAGTTCGACTATTTTAAAAATCAATGAAATTATACAACAAAACATTTATATTAATTACATAAAATAAAAAATGTAATATGATTTTATTACTATGTCAAAAATTATAGAAATGAAAATGGAAATTCCAAACAATTCAAATATTAAATATGAATATGATCGTGCAGATGGTCAAATTCATGTTGATCGTATTTTAAGAGGAGATTTTAAATACCCATGTAATTATGGTTTTGTGCCTGTTGCTTTAGATTGAGATGGTGATGAATTAGATGTTTTATTATACTCACCAGAAACATTTATGCCAGGTGTAGTTTTAAATGCACGTATTATTGGTGCTATGAAAATGAACGATTCAGGTGAAACAGATACTAAATTAATTGCTGTTCATGCTGATGATTATCGTTTAGATCACATTAAATCATTAAAAGATTTACCAGAAC from Mycoplasmopsis maculosa includes the following:
- a CDS encoding S66 family peptidase, which translates into the protein MKKIWKLKNNDSVSIISLSSGVLGESFCEHQVKIGTKRLEDFSLKVKFTPNALKGLKYINENPDKRANDLIWAIKNNEIRLILCAIGGNDTYRTIPYLLDNDYNKKIISSMNKIFLGYSDTTINHLMFNNLNVPTFYGQAFLTDLAELDFEMLNYSKTAFKFLFSENKITYKPSEFWYEERKQFGIEELNTSRKIHKEEYGYISLQGKEKFQGILIGGCLESIADLFIDENKKDINKKYNLFTQNCNFKGKVLLLETSELKLEPIKIKTMLEFIEKTNCFNELEGVLIGKPQNEAFFDEYKEIFSSFFKKFPNLSVVYNLNVGHSYPKMILQLLGKIEIDVKKQEITTYKA
- a CDS encoding YlxR family protein; translation: MTKTETNIFRKCIATNKIFSVSELIRIDFNKQKNIIQLDINKSLNGRGAYFLPTEANWKLIQKNKGLNRTFRINVAREIYEAIDHQIKEAKCLKEIE
- the rpsT gene encoding 30S ribosomal protein S20, which gives rise to MANIKSKMKSIVKQEEFRLRNNAMKTRVKKAIRAAREALIAKDANADKLVAEAHSIIATAVQKGVFHANKGARKSSRLDKFANEQKANA
- a CDS encoding LSm family protein, which encodes MNWKDFLQTKFNEIIKEAKIINEDNMSFLDITVSYTDLNEVDKISKEINEYIDQSNLTLDFDYLTIHSPGFKTNYEINELGEHIDELIDLDLKKSVNKLNHYTGKLLSVNEDSIVIHWNNKGQFRKIELEKNNIIKINKHIKF
- a CDS encoding NusA N-terminal domain-containing protein, which produces MPIKKEENKLQNSYKAWYKLIDGYNQNDKLPIDKLIDILGEEVTRIIQKRIDPDAEIVFVRDKEKEEVHIFNKSVLVVEDEEFENDLKENDSSYLISNIKLSEAKLIKKDVEPGDWIEVEIDLLVLNAKTDSEANKTLKIIFSQIQQAIKKLQKTIIFDKYMPKIGETIKVSFTSKNSNGSWNVQILEDQISAYLPANFVNSKRKVNPGTIHDVVIEQVTDETKLSQITVSLDSPKIVESILKNNVPEISEGLINIKQIERQPGERTKVVLELGQNAIESIDIVGSVMGENSERLSWIINKLNDGIFEDNNTSLYEKVDIIAYNTNLKEFIKNSLTPAQIVDVVEKNDSQGYDKSFYVIANKTETTKAIGRNGTNAKLASKITGATFEIISVEDAKKRNIKFEMPTYSFEQKETTAKTFKEKTVRKNTKNASAQYMDKININIDNFEKDVQAYKEIEKSLLSEDPTFDDLDFEALLKETENEIENNSYDSISSLDEEQEIINEEQPKNKEEKIGVNDYKKAKEIAGNFNTDSDLMNFGLSDNLDLSEFDDEDWN
- a CDS encoding inorganic diphosphatase, which produces MSKIIEMKMEIPNNSNIKYEYDRADGQIHVDRILRGDFKYPCNYGFVPVALDWDGDELDVLLYSPETFMPGVVLNARIIGAMKMNDSGETDTKLIAVHADDYRLDHIKSLKDLPEPFLASVETFFNNYKNWKKPGLTQVLGWEDEKWAIEEIEECIELMNKYGKMPKKEFVAKMMKEHPEKYTF